One window of the Acaryochloris sp. CCMEE 5410 genome contains the following:
- a CDS encoding bifunctional serine/threonine-protein kinase/formylglycine-generating enzyme family protein translates to MLHCPNPTCTHPQNLDGRATCQNCGQPLIGILRHRYHIIKPIGQGGFGITYLAEDIERFNETCVVKQLIYQSPDSPGAQQKVQALFTQEAQQLFQLGTHPQIPNLLAYFHEEGRQYLVQEFIEGHNLSQVLKREGVFNEAKLRHFLASILPVLGYIHSQGVIHRDLKPHNIMHRPADDRYFLIDFGVTKQVNGQETVGTVLGSEGYAAFEQLRDGRAYPASDLYSLGVTCFQFLTGHDPRSLQLQIGYSWTQTWQKHLCQPLSPQLVDIIHKLLQINLEHRYASVEDVLKDLKNPQPLSTEVQNASHRQPTVDRQSYKLELAQATDRTAIICEPRSAIPAVSASQLEYPPLQATQFEVATLNVMGQIQSVQTQTAQYFIEALGDDLSLSMIAIPAGSILMGSPSTETARRNSEGPQHHVSVPNFYMGQFPITQAQWQTVAALPTINQALSLDPSQFKGPDHPVENISWLDAVEFCGRLTQKFKRLYRLPSEAEWEYACRANTTTPFHWGETLTADHANFHGMKTYRLAPKGQYRNQTTPVGSFRPNAFGLYDMHGNVWEWCADHWHPNYQDAPVDGSIWFAQDDDRAAQTTHPWRGGSWYDAPASCRAAYRTFADADFKSSNLGFRVVSPVLSP, encoded by the coding sequence ATGCTTCATTGCCCAAACCCCACTTGCACCCATCCCCAAAATCTGGATGGTCGTGCAACCTGTCAGAATTGTGGACAACCCCTGATCGGAATATTGCGCCATCGATATCACATCATCAAACCTATAGGTCAAGGTGGATTTGGCATTACCTATCTCGCCGAAGATATTGAGCGTTTTAATGAAACTTGTGTCGTCAAACAATTAATCTATCAAAGCCCGGATAGCCCAGGAGCCCAGCAAAAAGTCCAAGCTCTATTTACCCAAGAAGCCCAACAACTCTTTCAACTGGGCACCCATCCGCAAATTCCCAACCTGCTCGCCTACTTCCACGAAGAAGGCCGTCAATATCTCGTCCAAGAATTTATCGAGGGCCATAATCTCTCGCAAGTTTTGAAACGTGAAGGGGTATTTAACGAAGCGAAGTTAAGACACTTTCTTGCCAGTATTCTGCCCGTCTTAGGCTATATCCATTCCCAAGGCGTTATTCATCGCGATCTAAAACCGCACAATATTATGCATCGCCCCGCCGATGATCGCTATTTCCTGATTGATTTTGGAGTGACCAAGCAAGTTAATGGTCAAGAAACCGTAGGCACTGTTTTAGGCAGCGAAGGTTATGCAGCCTTCGAGCAATTACGAGATGGTCGAGCCTATCCCGCCAGTGATCTCTACAGTTTGGGGGTTACGTGTTTTCAGTTCTTGACGGGCCACGATCCACGCTCACTCCAGCTCCAAATTGGCTATTCTTGGACCCAAACCTGGCAAAAGCATCTCTGCCAGCCCCTGAGTCCCCAATTAGTCGATATCATCCATAAACTGCTACAAATTAATCTTGAACATCGCTATGCCTCCGTTGAAGACGTTCTCAAGGACTTGAAAAATCCCCAACCTCTGTCAACAGAAGTACAAAATGCATCCCATCGCCAACCTACTGTTGATCGTCAGTCTTACAAGCTTGAATTAGCTCAAGCAACTGACCGTACTGCAATCATTTGTGAGCCAAGAAGCGCAATCCCAGCAGTATCAGCATCTCAACTGGAGTACCCTCCTTTACAAGCGACCCAGTTTGAGGTGGCAACGCTCAATGTTATGGGCCAAATTCAGTCTGTTCAAACCCAAACAGCACAATACTTTATCGAAGCGCTAGGGGATGACCTTTCTCTCTCAATGATCGCGATTCCAGCAGGGAGCATACTGATGGGGTCACCCTCAACAGAAACAGCCCGACGGAATTCCGAAGGACCGCAGCACCACGTCTCTGTTCCCAACTTCTATATGGGACAGTTCCCCATCACGCAAGCACAGTGGCAGACCGTCGCAGCCTTACCGACCATCAACCAAGCTCTCTCGCTAGATCCGTCTCAGTTCAAAGGACCAGACCACCCCGTAGAAAACATTTCTTGGCTGGATGCAGTGGAGTTTTGTGGCCGACTGACTCAAAAATTCAAGCGACTATACCGTCTTCCCAGCGAAGCAGAATGGGAGTACGCCTGCCGAGCTAATACAACAACCCCATTTCACTGGGGCGAAACCCTCACTGCTGACCATGCTAACTTTCATGGCATGAAAACTTATCGGTTGGCTCCCAAAGGGCAGTATCGCAATCAGACGACTCCTGTCGGAAGTTTTCGCCCTAATGCCTTTGGTCTCTACGATATGCACGGCAATGTCTGGGAATGGTGTGCCGATCATTGGCATCCCAACTATCAAGACGCTCCTGTAGATGGCAGCATCTGGTTCGCCCAAGACGATGACAGAGCAGCCCAGACCACCCATCCCTGGCGAGGGGGATCCTGGTATGATGCGCCCGCCAGCTGTCGTGCTGCCTATCGAACCTTTGCAGATGCCGACTTTAAGAGCAGTAATTTAGGCTTTCGTGTCGTCAGTCCAGTTCTGTCCCCCTAA